One genomic window of Luteitalea pratensis includes the following:
- a CDS encoding MBL fold metallo-hydrolase has translation MRRLLLIGIIVAAGAAGIAARQPASGPPQTAELVKVKDNLFVVKGGGGNTAAFVTSKGVVLVDTKLANWGERIMQQVRTVTDKPVTMIINTHTHGDHVGSNEFFPASVEVVAHANTKTNMEKMPAFAGDKAQFLPDRTYTDQLTVGSGAERIELRYFGPGHTNGDTIVVFPELRVAHTGDLFAGLGTPLIDTNNGGSGVAYPDTLKKAAAGITGVDTVIPGHSDVMPWAKFVEFGEFNAAFLSAVQQAVKDGKTPEEAFAGLKLPEKFKEYQIGRGQANVTAIYGELKK, from the coding sequence ATGCGACGTCTTCTCTTGATCGGAATCATCGTGGCTGCCGGTGCGGCTGGCATCGCGGCCCGGCAGCCTGCCTCCGGCCCGCCTCAAACGGCCGAACTTGTCAAGGTGAAGGACAACCTGTTCGTGGTCAAGGGCGGTGGCGGCAACACCGCGGCGTTCGTGACGAGCAAGGGCGTCGTGCTCGTGGACACCAAGCTGGCCAACTGGGGCGAGCGCATCATGCAGCAGGTGCGCACCGTCACCGACAAGCCCGTGACGATGATCATCAACACCCACACGCATGGGGATCACGTCGGCAGCAACGAGTTCTTCCCGGCGTCGGTCGAGGTCGTGGCGCATGCCAACACCAAGACGAACATGGAGAAGATGCCGGCGTTTGCTGGCGACAAGGCCCAGTTCCTGCCGGATCGGACGTACACGGACCAGCTGACCGTCGGGTCTGGTGCCGAGCGCATCGAATTGCGTTACTTCGGACCTGGTCACACCAACGGCGACACCATCGTCGTGTTCCCCGAGTTGCGGGTTGCCCACACCGGTGACCTGTTTGCCGGGCTGGGCACGCCGCTGATCGACACGAACAACGGTGGCTCGGGCGTGGCCTATCCGGACACGCTGAAGAAGGCCGCCGCCGGCATCACCGGCGTCGACACCGTGATTCCCGGGCACTCCGACGTGATGCCCTGGGCGAAGTTCGTGGAGTTCGGCGAGTTCAACGCCGCGTTCCTGTCGGCGGTCCAGCAGGCGGTCAAGGACGGCAAGACGCCCGAAGAGGCGTTTGCCGGGCTCAAGCTGCCGGAAAAGTTCAAGGAGTACCAGATCGGGCGCGGGCAAGCCAACGTCACCGCCATCTACGGCGAACTGAAGAAGTAA